A stretch of Catenulispora sp. GP43 DNA encodes these proteins:
- a CDS encoding TetR/AcrR family transcriptional regulator: protein MPVSPVLAPLPGARSPRDPQRAIKRGPSRVPREQVAATQRDRLYDGLVRTVAERGYANASVSDICRVSGVTRPAFYEHFESKQGAFLAAYRHGTEVLFAMLRQAFLEEADQAGAGDGDGLCPLPQSPADIETWTRATCAVLAVLLDVLASVPAFATAAIVEIDAVGPEGRRARSEQLHAFEAFFALAPATPPGVDRDEVVNSVVAGAYGTLYRYIADGRSAELATLLPALVYFVVAPFAGPEIAAKASHAASADHPRSVAPCAPAQAGPGVGDD from the coding sequence ATGCCTGTTTCACCCGTTCTGGCCCCGCTGCCCGGCGCGCGCTCCCCGCGCGATCCGCAGCGGGCGATCAAGCGCGGCCCCAGCCGGGTGCCGCGCGAGCAGGTGGCGGCCACCCAGCGCGACCGGCTGTACGACGGCCTGGTGCGCACGGTCGCCGAACGCGGCTACGCCAACGCCTCGGTCAGCGACATCTGCCGGGTCTCGGGCGTGACCAGGCCGGCGTTCTACGAGCACTTCGAGAGCAAGCAGGGCGCGTTCCTGGCCGCCTACCGGCACGGCACCGAGGTGCTGTTCGCGATGCTGCGGCAGGCGTTCCTGGAGGAGGCCGACCAGGCCGGGGCCGGGGACGGCGACGGGCTGTGTCCGCTGCCGCAGTCCCCGGCGGACATCGAGACCTGGACCCGCGCCACCTGCGCGGTGCTGGCCGTGCTGCTGGACGTGCTGGCCAGCGTGCCGGCCTTCGCCACGGCCGCGATCGTGGAGATCGACGCGGTCGGACCGGAGGGGCGGCGGGCGCGCTCGGAGCAGTTGCATGCCTTCGAGGCCTTCTTCGCCCTGGCCCCGGCCACACCGCCGGGCGTGGACCGGGACGAGGTGGTGAACTCGGTGGTGGCCGGCGCCTACGGCACGCTCTACCGGTACATCGCCGACGGCCGCTCGGCCGAGCTCGCGACCCTTCTGCCCGCTCTGGTGTATTTCGTGGTCGCGCCCTTCGCCGGCCCCGAGATCGCCGCGAAGGCCTCGCACGCCGCCTCGGCCGACCATCCCCGATCGGTCGCGCCTTGTGCCCCGGCGCAGGCCGGGCCCGGTGTCGGCGACGACTGA
- a CDS encoding Tat pathway signal sequence domain protein: MRSRTLALTIAAAVGLVLGAAGQAGAATGGVLTVGSAGGTNVNVGDSLAGAINSDFIFTTGSGTIDCSSGQFTAGVTANPAVGGNATESITQLHADPANCTTTVSGTIGVVSVEINGPATGTVVGGTTSTLKVTGLDEQVTLSSFLGNVTCDYGTTGSVTEIDGSLSNTDNSISFATQNVNLISGSGLCPSSGTFQGGVGPVLDTTQSSQATFVN; the protein is encoded by the coding sequence ATGCGCTCCCGCACCCTCGCCCTGACCATCGCGGCCGCCGTCGGCCTCGTGCTCGGCGCGGCCGGCCAGGCCGGCGCCGCCACCGGCGGCGTGCTGACCGTCGGCAGCGCCGGCGGCACCAACGTCAACGTCGGCGACAGCCTGGCCGGCGCCATCAACAGCGACTTCATCTTCACCACCGGCAGCGGCACCATCGACTGCAGCAGCGGCCAGTTCACCGCCGGGGTCACCGCGAACCCGGCCGTCGGGGGCAACGCCACCGAGTCCATCACCCAACTGCACGCCGACCCCGCGAACTGCACCACCACGGTGAGCGGCACGATCGGCGTGGTGAGCGTGGAGATCAACGGCCCGGCCACCGGCACCGTGGTCGGCGGCACCACCTCGACGCTGAAGGTCACCGGCCTGGACGAGCAGGTCACCCTGTCCTCGTTCCTCGGGAACGTCACGTGCGACTACGGGACCACCGGCTCGGTCACCGAGATCGACGGCAGCCTGTCGAACACGGACAACTCCATCAGCTTCGCCACCCAGAACGTCAACCTGATCAGCGGCTCCGGTCTGTGCCCGAGCAGCGGCACGTTCCAGGGCGGCGTCGGTCCGGTGCTGGACACCACGCAGAGCAGTCAGGCGACCTTCGTCAACTGA